The following proteins are encoded in a genomic region of Arachis stenosperma cultivar V10309 chromosome 4, arast.V10309.gnm1.PFL2, whole genome shotgun sequence:
- the LOC130976805 gene encoding cell wall / vacuolar inhibitor of fructosidase 1-like produces the protein MAKTLHITFTITIILLFSSSSIPCTQSETTRVYYYWNENNGVEDLIDQVCKRTPFYDLCISTLHNNPLLSPKSDIKQVALIMVNNILSNATDTLNYIEALLKHTKDPPLEQALALCAESYIPVVRFTLPQAAVAISQGHFAFASYCISDAVKEVNSCEGRLVKSPSDKSPLGDRNDVVQKLVDVANAIIKLLLKA, from the coding sequence ATGGCTAAAACTCTTCATATTACTTTTACCATTACCATCattctcctcttttcttcttcttctattcccTGCACACAATCCGAAACCACCAGAGTGTATTACTATTGGAATGAGAACAATGGTGTTGAAGATCTAATAGACCAAGTATGCAAAAGAACACCCTTTTATGACTTATGCATTTCCACACTCCACAACAACCCTCTTCTAAGCCCCAAGAGTGACATCAAACAAGTAGCACTCATAATGGTCAACAACATTCTGTCAAATGCAACTGACACACTCAATTACATTGAAGCCCTTTTGAAGCACACAAAGGACCCCCCATTGGAACAAGCTTTGGCTCTTTGTGCTGAGTCATATATCCCTGTTGTGAGGTTCACTCTTCCACAAGCTGCTGTGGCTATAAGCCAGGGACACTTTGCCTTTGCAAGTTACTGCATTTCTGATGCTGTTAAGGAAGTTAATTCCTGTGAGGGTAGATTGGTGAAATCACCTTCTGATAAGTCACCTTTGGGTGATAGGAATGATGTTGTTCAGAAGCTTGTTGATGTTGCTAATGCCATTATCAAATTGCTTTTGAAGGCTTGA